A region from the Peromyscus leucopus breed LL Stock chromosome 9, UCI_PerLeu_2.1, whole genome shotgun sequence genome encodes:
- the LOC114708743 gene encoding chymase: MRLLVLHLLLFLLGSTAKAGEIIGGTECKPHARPYMAYLEIVTPDHHLSACSGFLIRRNFVLTAAHCAGRSITVLLGAHNRKVKEDTWQKLEVEKQFPHPKYDGHLVLNDIMLLKLKEKANLTLGVGTLPFSAKSNFIPPGRVCRAVGWGQTNVNEPASDTLQEVKMSVLDPQACRHFESFHHEPQMCMGNPKKMRNVYKGDSGGPLLCAGIAQGIASYVHQNAKPPAVFTRISHYRPWINKILREN, from the exons GGGAGATCATCGGGGGCACGGAGTGCAAACCACACGCCCGCCCCTACATGGCCTATCTGGAAATTGTCACTCCTGACCATCACCTGTCGGCTTGCAGCGGCTTCCTCATAAGACGAAATTTTGTGCTGACCGCTGCACACTGTGCCGGAAG GTCTATCACAGTCCTCCTCGGAGCCCACAACAGAAAAGTCAAAGAAGACACATGGCAGAAACTTGAGGTTGAAAAGCAATTCCCTCATCCAAAATACGATGGCCATTTGGTTCTCAACGACATCATGTTACTGAAG CTGAAGGAGAAAGCCAACCTAACCCTAGGCGTGGGCACCCTCCCCTTCTCAGCCAAATCAAACTTCATCCCACCTGGGAGGGTGTGCCGGGCAGTCGGCTGGGGCCAAACAAACGTGAATGAACCAGCCTCCGACACACTGCAAGAGGTGAAAATGAGTGTCTTGGATCCCCAAGCCTGCCGTCACTTTGAGAGTTTTCACCACGAACCCCAGATGTGTATGGGCAATCCCAAGAAGATGCGAAATGTATACAAG GGAGACTCTGGAGGgcccctcctgtgtgctgggatagCCCAAGGCATCGCGTCCTATGTACATCAGAATGCAAAGCCCCCGGCTGTCTTCACCAGAATCTCCCATTACAGACCCTGGATCAATAAGATCTTGAGAGAGAATTAA